The following is a genomic window from Moorella sp. Hama-1.
TCATCCCGTCGGCCATGCTCTTCCCCTATTAGCCGGGCCAGTTCCTGCGGGGGAAGGGGGGAATTCACTAGAGCGGCCGGAGAAACCGCGCCTTCCTGAATACCGTCCGAGTGGATTAAAAAAAGATCCCCCTCCTGATATGGCCCCCGATCAATTAAAAGCCGGCGCGGGTAATTATAACCCAGGATACCAGGAGTAGTCAGAGGGGTTACTATCTTGCCGGCCAGGATCTGTAAAAGGATATTGCCCACAACGGCTGCCTGCCAGAGGCCCTTTTTCTTGTCAACCCGGCACAAGGCGGCAACGGCTCCCCTGGTCCCCATTAACCGTTGATGACAACGCCGGAATATGTTTTCCAGGCCGACATCCAGGCCGGTTTCCAGGCAAGCGATAGCTGCCGCCGCAGCCCGGGCGGCTTCTGGTCCGTGGCCAATGCCGTCAACTACGGCCAGGTTAAAAATACCTGCTTCGTCCTTGACCAGGCAGGCATCACCGCAGGTGAATTCCCCTTCCCTGGCCCGGGTATAAACTCCTACTTCCAGCTCTTCCACTTCCCAATCCTGATGGTGGTACCCCGGCCGGCCCGGGATTCTATGGCAAAGGTATCCATTAGTCGCTTAGCTCCAGAGAGGCCCGCACCCAGGCCATTACTGGTCGAATAGCCGTCCCTTAAAGCCAGCTCGATATCGGTAATGCCTGGTCCCCGGTCGCTGACGGTGATTACGATGCCCTGGCGTTCTCCCTCGGCAACCGCTTCAATATCCACCTTGCCGGAACCGGCGTAAAGGACCACGTTGCGAGTCAGTTCCGAGACGGCCGTGGCTATCCGTACCTGGTCCACTGTGTTGAACCCTATTTGCCGGGCCAGTTCCCGGGCTGCCTGCCGGGCCGTAATTATATCATATTCGCTGGTGATAGGGAGGGTTTGCACAGACGTCATTTTGGTTCCCCCCTGGCCCTGCCTTTTAACATATCCAGACCCTTTTGCAGGTTCAAGGCCGTGGCCATACCCTGGAGATCCAGGCCCATCTCCGTTAGGGTAATGGCTACCGCCGGGCTGATGCCTGTCAGGACAAAGGGCAGGCCCAGCAGCCCGGCCAGCCTGCTGATCTCCATGAGGACCCTGGTCACGAAACTGTCCACCACTTCCAGGGCACTGATATCAATCACCAGACCCTCGCCGGCATCCCGGGTGATATTCTGTAATAATTCCTCCTTAAACTGGATAACGCTCTGGTCGTGGAGGGTTTCCTCAATAGTCACCAGCCAGAAATTATCTACTTTAAGGATGGGTACCCGGTTATGCATCGTCTCGTTCCACCTGTTCCAGCTTATAACCCAGCCAGCGAAAAGCCAGTTCCAGCCCGGCCTGAAGGTTATTTTTGGTAACAATATCCTGAAAGTCAATCCCCAGCCGGACAATGGTCTGGGCCAGTTCCGGCCTGATGCCGACTAAGATGCAGCGGCTGCCTAAAAGCCTGGCGGCCTTGACGGTTTTGATCAAGTGATGGGCTACCTGGGTATCCACCACCGGCACGCCGCTAATGTCGATAAGGGCAACCTCGGCCTGGTATTGGACGATGCCTTCCAGGAGATTATCCATTATTTCTTTGGCCCGGCGGGTATCGATGGTGCCGATTAACGGCAGCA
Proteins encoded in this region:
- a CDS encoding SpoIIE family protein phosphatase: MEELEVGVYTRAREGEFTCGDACLVKDEAGIFNLAVVDGIGHGPEAARAAAAAIACLETGLDVGLENIFRRCHQRLMGTRGAVAALCRVDKKKGLWQAAVVGNILLQILAGKIVTPLTTPGILGYNYPRRLLIDRGPYQEGDLFLIHSDGIQEGAVSPAALVNSPLPPQELARLIGEEHGRRDDDVAVIVAR
- a CDS encoding anti-sigma regulatory factor produces the protein MTSVQTLPITSEYDIITARQAARELARQIGFNTVDQVRIATAVSELTRNVVLYAGSGKVDIEAVAEGERQGIVITVSDRGPGITDIELALRDGYSTSNGLGAGLSGAKRLMDTFAIESRAGRGTTIRIGKWKSWK
- a CDS encoding STAS domain-containing protein, whose amino-acid sequence is MHNRVPILKVDNFWLVTIEETLHDQSVIQFKEELLQNITRDAGEGLVIDISALEVVDSFVTRVLMEISRLAGLLGLPFVLTGISPAVAITLTEMGLDLQGMATALNLQKGLDMLKGRARGEPK